Proteins from one Blattabacterium sp. (Blattella germanica) str. Bge genomic window:
- a CDS encoding PLP-dependent aspartate aminotransferase family protein: MKEETKLIQNILSDPLTGAISTPIYQTSTYVQESPGVHKGFDYTRTNNPTRKILEELITDLEYGYASLAFSSGLASVDAVLKLLECGDEIVAVDDIYGGTFRLLNLYKKLGLSTKFVDTTDAEKTISAVSNNTKLVWMESPTNPTLKISDIEYISEKSKKKNPEVLVVVDNTFASPAIQNPIKLGADIIIHSATKYLAGHSDVLAGLITVKDPDLYEKLKYIQNASGGVLSPIDCWLTIRGSQTLYLRVQKQSQNAFQVATFLEKKKDSCIDKVYYPGLSHHKNHLIAVKQQRYFGGIVSFSLKNDTIESAKKIVTSTKLFKLAESLGGTKSLICHPATMTHKSTPLGIRINAGIQNSLIRLSLGIENVEDLIEDIDQALR; encoded by the coding sequence ATGAAGGAAGAAACAAAGCTCATTCAAAACATCTTATCAGATCCTCTTACAGGTGCCATATCCACACCAATATATCAAACTTCAACTTATGTACAGGAATCTCCTGGAGTTCATAAAGGATTTGATTATACAAGAACAAATAATCCTACAAGAAAAATATTGGAGGAATTAATTACTGATTTAGAATATGGTTATGCTAGTTTAGCATTTTCTTCAGGATTAGCATCTGTAGATGCCGTTTTAAAGTTATTAGAATGTGGAGATGAAATAGTAGCTGTAGATGATATTTATGGAGGGACTTTTCGTTTATTGAATTTGTATAAAAAATTAGGACTTAGTACTAAATTTGTAGATACAACCGATGCAGAAAAAACGATATCAGCAGTTTCTAATAATACAAAATTGGTTTGGATGGAAAGTCCTACGAATCCAACATTAAAAATATCTGATATAGAATATATTAGTGAAAAATCTAAGAAAAAAAATCCAGAAGTATTGGTTGTGGTAGATAATACTTTTGCCTCTCCTGCTATTCAAAATCCTATCAAATTAGGAGCAGATATTATTATTCATAGTGCCACAAAATATTTAGCAGGACATTCAGATGTGTTAGCTGGATTGATTACAGTAAAAGATCCAGACTTATATGAAAAATTGAAATACATACAAAATGCAAGTGGAGGAGTTTTATCTCCTATTGATTGTTGGTTAACAATAAGAGGAAGTCAAACTTTGTATTTACGTGTTCAAAAACAATCTCAAAATGCATTTCAAGTTGCTACTTTTTTAGAAAAGAAAAAAGATTCCTGTATTGATAAAGTTTATTATCCTGGATTATCACATCATAAAAATCATTTGATAGCTGTTAAACAACAACGATATTTTGGAGGAATTGTTTCTTTTAGTTTAAAAAATGATACAATAGAATCAGCAAAAAAAATTGTAACATCAACAAAATTATTTAAGTTAGCAGAAAGTTTAGGAGGAACAAAAAGTTTAATTTGTCATCCGGCGACTATGACTCATAAGTCTACCCCTTTGGGAATTAGAATTAATGCTGGAATACAGAATTCTCTCATTCGTTTATCTCTTGGTATAGAAAACGTAGAAGATCTTATAGAAGATATAGATCAAGCATTGCGTTAA
- the cysS gene encoding cysteine--tRNA ligase, producing MEMREINYGRNNLKIYNSLTGKKELFKPIHEEYVGIYVCGPTVYNHLHLGNCRTFISFDVVFRYLKHLGYKVRYVRNITDVGHLENEENDLEDKISKKSRIEGLEPMEIVQKYTLSFHNLLNILNVQPPNIEPTATGHIIEQIDMIEKLIAKNLAYEINGSVYFNLKEYGKLYSYGILSKNKIDKLFNKEFNFQEKNVIHKIFSLWKRAHSGHIMSWNSPWGKGFPGWHIECTAMSTKYLGVTFDIHGGGIDLKFPHHECELAQATAIYNKSYLAHYWMHTNMLTLNGKKMSKSTGNFLILKDVIQFYKKPFSPSILRFFILQSHYRSVMDFSKEGLMNAEKGYNKIMKAINKLKNFDPNISKKNHNVFNVYDWIKDCYKAIDDDFNIPLLISHLFKATHVINSLNEIEKSYLLKKYMTYFVFDILGLQDQEQKTNSSEKKLKILVKRLIKFRAEARKQKNWIVSDKIREELSSIGIPFHDDKLF from the coding sequence ATGGAAATGAGAGAAATAAATTATGGACGAAACAATTTAAAAATATATAATTCCTTAACAGGGAAAAAAGAATTATTTAAACCGATTCATGAGGAATATGTAGGAATTTATGTTTGTGGGCCTACAGTTTACAATCATTTACATTTGGGAAATTGTCGTACTTTCATATCATTTGATGTTGTTTTTCGCTATTTAAAACATTTAGGTTATAAAGTTCGTTATGTTAGAAACATTACCGACGTTGGCCATTTAGAAAATGAAGAAAATGATTTAGAAGATAAAATTTCTAAAAAATCTCGAATTGAAGGACTTGAACCTATGGAAATTGTTCAAAAATATACTCTTTCTTTTCATAATTTATTAAATATTTTAAATGTTCAACCTCCAAACATAGAGCCTACAGCTACGGGTCATATCATAGAACAAATAGATATGATTGAAAAGTTAATTGCTAAAAATTTAGCATATGAAATAAACGGTTCTGTTTATTTTAATTTGAAAGAATATGGAAAATTATATTCTTACGGAATTCTTAGTAAAAACAAAATCGATAAACTTTTTAATAAAGAATTCAATTTTCAGGAGAAAAACGTAATCCACAAGATTTTTTCTCTTTGGAAAAGAGCTCATTCTGGCCATATTATGAGTTGGAATTCTCCATGGGGAAAAGGATTTCCTGGTTGGCATATAGAATGTACTGCTATGAGTACAAAATATTTAGGAGTCACTTTTGATATTCACGGAGGGGGGATCGATCTCAAATTTCCTCATCATGAATGTGAATTAGCACAAGCTACAGCTATTTATAACAAAAGCTATCTTGCACATTATTGGATGCATACCAATATGTTAACTTTAAATGGAAAAAAAATGAGTAAATCCACAGGAAATTTTTTGATTTTAAAAGATGTCATTCAATTTTATAAAAAACCTTTTTCTCCTAGTATTCTTAGATTTTTTATTTTACAATCCCATTATAGAAGCGTCATGGATTTTTCTAAAGAAGGACTCATGAATGCAGAAAAGGGATATAATAAAATCATGAAAGCTATAAATAAATTAAAAAATTTTGATCCAAATATATCAAAAAAAAATCATAATGTTTTTAATGTGTATGATTGGATTAAAGATTGTTATAAAGCAATCGATGACGATTTTAACATTCCTCTATTGATTTCTCATTTATTTAAAGCTACTCATGTTATCAATTCTTTGAATGAGATAGAAAAATCTTATTTATTGAAAAAATATATGACTTATTTTGTTTTTGATATTCTTGGTCTTCAAGACCAAGAACAAAAAACAAATTCTTCTGAAAAAAAATTGAAAATACTTGTCAAAAGATTGATAAAATTCCGTGCAGAAGCAAGAAAACAAAAAAATTGGATAGTATCGGATAAAATCCGCGAGGAATTATCCTCCATAGGGATTCCATTTCATGATGATAAATTATTTTAA
- the folE gene encoding GTP cyclohydrolase I FolE produces MMKEKQKKILKNTDQNYILNNNNLVNSKSISQKNNFLMNDEEKIEKIEEHFFQIMETLGLDMNDDSLRRTPKRVAKMFIQEIFSGLNPKNTPTLSIFDNKYKYNQMLIEKNITVYSTCEHHFLPIVGKAHVGYISNGKVIGLSKINRIVNFYAKRPQVQERLTMQIVESLQKMLKTQDVACVIKAKHLCVNSRGIRDIDSSTVTTELVGSFKKNSEIRREFLHHIGIS; encoded by the coding sequence ATGATGAAAGAAAAACAGAAAAAAATTTTAAAAAACACTGATCAAAATTATATTTTGAATAATAATAATTTAGTCAATAGTAAAAGTATTTCACAAAAAAATAATTTTTTGATGAATGATGAAGAAAAAATTGAAAAAATAGAAGAACATTTTTTCCAGATTATGGAAACATTAGGTTTAGATATGAATGATGATAGTTTACGTCGCACTCCCAAACGTGTGGCTAAAATGTTTATTCAAGAAATATTTAGTGGTCTTAACCCTAAAAATACTCCGACCCTTTCTATTTTTGATAATAAATATAAATACAATCAAATGTTGATAGAAAAAAATATAACAGTTTACTCGACTTGTGAACATCATTTTCTTCCTATTGTCGGAAAAGCTCATGTTGGTTATATTTCTAATGGAAAGGTTATTGGACTTTCTAAAATTAATAGAATTGTGAATTTTTATGCAAAAAGACCACAAGTTCAAGAACGTTTGACTATGCAAATTGTCGAATCTTTACAAAAAATGTTAAAAACACAAGATGTTGCTTGTGTAATAAAAGCAAAACACTTATGTGTCAATTCTCGTGGAATTCGAGATATAGATAGTAGTACAGTAACAACGGAATTAGTAGGATCTTTCAAAAAAAATTCAGAAATTAGAAGAGAATTTCTTCATCACATTGGAATTTCTTAA
- the nadE gene encoding NAD(+) synthase translates to MKTKKIIKYIISWLKEYIHKSQSNGFIIGISGGIDSSVTSCLVSMTKFPTIILEMPILENRKNCLSIKHAKFLTDKFSNVSYLKKDLSILFTSFCHIIEKKNEKSSLALANVQARLRMLTLYYYANMKNYLVVGTGNKVEDFGVGFFTKYGDGGVDLHPIADLTKSEVRFLAKELNIAEEIQKVKPMDGLWEDQRSDEEQLGASYEQLEWAMKITKKKGSNFYKEKEYDIFKKYKILNQKNKHKMILIPVCKIPSFLK, encoded by the coding sequence ATGAAAACAAAAAAGATAATCAAATATATTATATCCTGGTTAAAAGAATATATTCATAAATCTCAATCAAATGGTTTTATAATTGGAATATCTGGAGGAATAGATTCTTCCGTAACTTCTTGTTTAGTGTCTATGACTAAATTTCCTACCATCATACTAGAAATGCCTATTTTAGAAAATAGAAAAAATTGTTTATCTATAAAACATGCAAAATTTTTAACTGATAAATTTTCAAACGTTTCTTATCTCAAAAAAGATTTATCAATTTTATTTACTTCTTTTTGTCATATCATTGAAAAAAAAAATGAAAAATCCTCTTTAGCATTAGCTAATGTTCAAGCTCGTTTGAGAATGTTAACTTTATACTACTACGCTAACATGAAAAATTATCTTGTTGTTGGAACTGGAAATAAAGTGGAAGATTTTGGGGTAGGTTTTTTTACAAAATATGGAGATGGTGGAGTCGATTTACACCCTATAGCAGATTTAACTAAAAGTGAAGTTCGTTTTCTTGCCAAAGAATTAAATATTGCAGAAGAAATTCAAAAAGTAAAACCTATGGATGGACTTTGGGAAGATCAACGATCGGATGAAGAGCAACTAGGAGCTAGTTATGAACAATTGGAGTGGGCTATGAAAATAACAAAAAAAAAAGGTTCTAACTTTTATAAAGAAAAAGAATACGATATTTTCAAAAAATATAAAATCTTAAATCAAAAAAATAAGCACAAAATGATACTTATTCCTGTTTGCAAAATTCCTTCCTTTCTGAAATAA
- the tsaB gene encoding tRNA (adenosine(37)-N6)-threonylcarbamoyltransferase complex dimerization subunit type 1 TsaB codes for MSLILNLETSTKNCSVSIAKNGICIVYVEECSKKYFHSEKLHTFIQYATEISKIRLKDLKSVCVSKGPGSYTSLRIGLSAAKGLCYSLEIPLLSVDSLTIMSQKINIKSGFLIPMIHAKSDLFYTSLFNKSKKRLSSILIKKIHDDFFTYLTKSEKIYFIGNIDFFGEKLFSNNRFFTKVYPSAMDMSFISYVKFCNKKFDDIEKLTPSYF; via the coding sequence ATGTCTTTAATTCTAAATTTAGAAACTTCTACTAAAAACTGTTCAGTAAGTATAGCCAAAAACGGAATATGCATAGTTTATGTAGAAGAATGTTCAAAAAAATATTTCCATTCAGAAAAATTACATACATTTATACAATATGCTACAGAAATTTCTAAAATACGTCTTAAAGATTTAAAATCTGTTTGTGTCAGTAAAGGGCCAGGTTCGTATACTTCTTTAAGAATCGGCTTATCGGCAGCTAAAGGTTTGTGTTATTCTTTAGAAATTCCTTTATTATCTGTAGATTCTTTAACCATTATGAGTCAAAAAATAAATATAAAAAGTGGATTTTTGATTCCAATGATACATGCTAAATCGGATTTATTTTATACTTCATTATTCAATAAATCAAAGAAGAGATTGAGTTCGATTTTGATAAAAAAAATTCATGACGATTTTTTTACATATTTAACAAAAAGTGAAAAGATATATTTTATAGGTAATATTGATTTTTTTGGTGAAAAATTATTTTCTAATAACAGGTTTTTTACTAAAGTTTATCCATCTGCAATGGATATGTCTTTCATTTCCTACGTTAAATTTTGTAATAAAAAATTCGACGACATTGAAAAATTGACCCCTTCTTATTTCTAA
- the hemC gene encoding hydroxymethylbilane synthase → MKKIIRIGTRNSPLAVFQAQKVQKLLKKEGYFSHLFKIKSEGDLIQNVPIHALKHVGVFTKKLTNIMLSGEIDMAVHSLKDVPINLPEGIILSAFLKRESFFDSLVYKGSSDFLYDPKIHAVIATGSIRRSAFWKNRYPHHGLIDLRGNINTRLKKLQNSSWKGALFAQVGLERLGILNNFKCLNCKILDWMIPSPGQGIIVVSTLEKKDSINSLIKKLDDIETRLSANIERQFLKTLGGGCISPIGAHAKIKNKIIYFTGMLLSLDGMHKIKKTRIGTNYDLIGFQCAEEILKEGGREILEGIKNNIS, encoded by the coding sequence TTGAAAAAGATCATTAGAATTGGAACACGAAACAGTCCTTTAGCTGTTTTTCAAGCACAAAAAGTTCAAAAATTACTTAAAAAAGAAGGATATTTTTCTCACTTATTTAAAATAAAATCTGAAGGAGATTTGATTCAAAATGTTCCTATTCATGCTTTAAAACATGTAGGAGTTTTTACAAAAAAATTAACTAATATTATGCTTTCAGGAGAAATTGATATGGCTGTTCATTCTTTAAAAGATGTTCCTATTAATTTACCTGAAGGAATTATTTTATCTGCTTTTTTAAAAAGAGAAAGTTTTTTTGACTCACTAGTGTATAAAGGGTCTAGTGATTTTTTATATGATCCAAAAATTCATGCAGTGATAGCTACTGGAAGTATTAGAAGAAGTGCTTTTTGGAAAAATCGCTATCCACATCATGGATTGATTGATTTAAGAGGAAATATAAATACTAGATTGAAAAAATTACAAAATAGTTCTTGGAAAGGCGCTCTTTTTGCTCAAGTTGGGTTGGAACGTTTAGGAATATTAAATAATTTTAAATGTTTGAATTGTAAAATTTTAGATTGGATGATTCCTTCTCCAGGACAAGGGATCATTGTAGTATCGACTCTTGAAAAGAAAGATTCAATCAATTCTTTAATTAAAAAATTAGATGATATAGAAACCAGATTGTCTGCGAATATTGAACGTCAGTTTTTAAAAACTTTAGGAGGAGGATGTATCAGTCCAATAGGAGCTCATGCCAAGATAAAAAATAAAATAATTTATTTTACTGGAATGTTGCTCAGTTTAGACGGAATGCATAAAATAAAAAAAACTAGAATAGGGACTAATTATGACCTAATTGGATTTCAATGTGCTGAAGAAATTTTAAAAGAAGGAGGAAGAGAAATATTAGAGGGAATAAAAAACAATATTTCATAA